In Methanoregula sp., a single genomic region encodes these proteins:
- a CDS encoding IPT/TIG domain-containing protein: protein MEKRLRDGLLICAILGFMVLVAGCSDQSSAGTTTTVPTTALPEAKFVAGDIIAKSASSTDQTLYVITKYDVTTDMYTRAWIYKNTDGSWGHFINNKTEKVERVLVEKVYPVKLSHVTVSSIQIVTTTIPTTVPTTLSGSTPTVSNVSPASGAKDAVVGVTITGTNFESGATAKLTRAGYPSITATGVSVSSATSIGGTFNLNGADEGSWNVMVTNPGGMSGTKTGAFSIGAQPPILTSVSPTHSELNTTQLAIAINGQNFKEGVKVTFIQGTTELPCVTPTSLDTLKITCVLDLKTSNGAKSGLWDVKVLNIDGQQSGTLTGKFTVENQTLSSS, encoded by the coding sequence ATGGAGAAAAGACTCAGGGACGGACTTTTGATCTGTGCTATTCTTGGTTTTATGGTACTGGTTGCCGGGTGCTCCGATCAGTCATCTGCTGGAACGACTACTACCGTACCCACGACAGCATTGCCAGAAGCAAAGTTTGTTGCAGGAGATATTATTGCCAAATCTGCCTCATCGACGGATCAGACATTATATGTTATTACCAAATACGATGTGACAACCGATATGTACACCCGGGCCTGGATCTATAAAAACACTGACGGGTCATGGGGACACTTCATCAACAACAAGACTGAAAAAGTTGAGAGGGTCCTTGTCGAAAAAGTCTATCCGGTAAAATTATCCCATGTGACCGTCTCGTCTATACAGATTGTTACGACAACCATTCCTACGACGGTTCCAACAACCCTCTCCGGCAGTACTCCCACGGTGAGCAATGTATCTCCCGCGAGCGGTGCCAAGGATGCAGTTGTCGGCGTAACAATTACCGGTACGAATTTCGAGAGCGGTGCAACGGCAAAACTGACGCGGGCAGGATACCCGTCAATTACAGCAACGGGCGTATCGGTCTCCTCTGCAACTTCAATTGGCGGGACCTTCAATCTCAATGGCGCGGACGAAGGTAGCTGGAATGTCATGGTCACCAACCCTGGAGGAATGTCGGGGACCAAGACCGGCGCATTTTCTATTGGTGCTCAACCCCCCATTCTGACGAGTGTTTCCCCAACACACTCTGAACTGAATACAACCCAGCTTGCCATAGCCATTAATGGCCAGAATTTCAAAGAGGGGGTAAAAGTGACTTTTATTCAGGGAACAACCGAACTTCCCTGTGTCACTCCAACGTCTCTCGATACCCTGAAGATCACCTGTGTTCTTGATCTCAAGACCTCCAACGGTGCCAAATCCGGTCTCTGGGATGTAAAAGTGTTAAATATCGATGGTCAGCAGTCAGGTACCCTGACCGGAAAATTCACGGTTGAGAATCAAACACTTTCCAGTTCCTGA
- a CDS encoding thiamine pyrophosphate-dependent enzyme: MTRTLITDAQNTWCPGCGNFSLQHTLKNLLSDREKEGKSLDDVVLVSGIGCHAKIADYLNINSFYSLHGRAIPAATGIKLANPALTVICCVGDGDAYAEGLDHLIFAAKRNIDITVIVHNNRVYGLTTGQYTPTSPLGFKGKSTPSGTAEYPINPVELMLASGASFIARGYTRKMDALKGLIRAGIAHKGFSFIDVLQICATFFPATDYYDSHVYDLPATGTPDFEAACALAREWDYNSDARIALGIFYERALPTFEERMSPVSVREEERERAIRELLEART, translated from the coding sequence ATGACCCGGACACTCATCACCGATGCCCAGAACACATGGTGCCCGGGCTGCGGAAATTTTTCCCTCCAGCACACGTTAAAAAACCTGCTGTCAGACAGGGAAAAGGAAGGAAAATCTCTCGATGATGTTGTTCTCGTATCCGGTATCGGTTGTCATGCAAAGATTGCCGATTATCTCAATATCAACAGTTTCTATTCTCTTCACGGGAGGGCAATTCCGGCAGCTACAGGTATAAAACTTGCCAATCCTGCCCTTACGGTGATCTGTTGTGTGGGTGACGGGGATGCGTACGCCGAGGGACTTGACCACCTGATCTTTGCAGCAAAGCGCAATATCGATATAACCGTAATTGTGCACAATAACCGGGTCTATGGACTTACTACCGGGCAGTACACCCCCACATCCCCGCTTGGATTTAAGGGAAAATCAACCCCTTCCGGTACAGCGGAATATCCCATCAACCCGGTTGAGCTCATGCTCGCGAGCGGTGCAAGCTTCATTGCCCGGGGATACACCCGGAAGATGGATGCGTTAAAGGGGCTGATCCGCGCAGGTATTGCACACAAGGGTTTTTCATTCATTGATGTGCTCCAGATCTGTGCCACATTCTTCCCGGCAACAGACTATTATGATTCCCATGTGTATGATCTGCCTGCCACAGGTACGCCGGATTTTGAGGCTGCGTGTGCCCTTGCCCGCGAATGGGACTACAACAGCGATGCCCGGATCGCCCTTGGCATTTTTTATGAGCGGGCCCTTCCAACATTTGAAGAGCGGATGAGTCCCGTTTCAGTTAGAGAAGAAGAGCGTGAGCGTGCCATACGGGAGCTGCTTGAAGCCCGGACATAA